ATGTTGCAAAGCTGTTAGAACATCGGATGCTTTGCGGTCTGTTTCCAAAACGAATTCGTTGAATATTGGACCGGAGAATTTTTGGCGCACACCGTCTAATGCGGTTAATGCCTGCAATGCGCGGTGGCTTTGATGCCAGTTCAATTCGCCAACTTCTCGGAAGCCCTGCGGTCCGACCGAGGATAGGTACACGGTTGCTGCAGTTGCGCAAAGGGTCTGGTTGGTGCAGATGTTTGATGTGGCGCGTTCGCGTCGAATGTGTTGTTCGCGGGTTTGTAATGTCAGTACAAAGCCGCGTTTGCCATCTACATCGGTGGTCTGTCCGCAGATGCGACCGGGCATTTTGCGCACGTGTGCGTTTCGCGACGCAAAAAAGCCGACATAAGGTCCGCCATAAGACAGGGGCAGGCCCAATGGCTGCCCATCGCCTACGACTATATCGGCACCGAAGTCGCCCGGCGGGCGAATCGCGCTCAGGGATATGGGGTTGACGCAGGCTACAAAAGCCGTTCTGGTATTGTTGACGAGGTCGCCAATTTCGTCCAGGTGTTCGAGTACGCCCAAAAAATTCGGATTTTGTACGACCACGGCGGCGGTATTGTCGTTTAATTCGCGCTTTAAAGCGGGGATATCCAGTGTGCCGGAGTCGGACCAGGGAATATCCACGAGTTCGAGATCTATCCCCCGCACATAGGTCGCTACTACCTGGCGGTAAAACGGGTGCAGGCTGCGCGGCAATAAGATGCGCGTGCGGTTGTTCAGCCGGACCGACATAAGTACGGCTTCGGCCAGTGCAGAAGCGCCGTCGTACATGGACGCATTGGCGACTTCCATGTTGGTCAGTTCACAAATCATGGATTGAAATTCAAAAATAGCCCGCAGGGTTCCCTGACTCACCTCGGGCTGATAGGGCGTGTAGGCTGTAAAAAATTCGCCTCGTGAAATGATGGCATCGACCACGCTGGGCGAAAAGTGATCGTAAGCACCTCCGCCCAGGAATGATAGGGGTGTCTCGCTTCCGCGGTCGGTTAGCGATTGCACAAAAGCCATCGCTTCCATTTCACTGATTCCAGAGGGCAAATTGAGCGCTTTCAGGCGCAGTGATTCGGGAACGGGTGCAAATAGATCATCTGTGGATGCTACTCCGATCACGTTGAGCATGTGCTGAATATCGCGTTCTGTATGTGGCGTGTAATTCATCTCTCCTCACATTGCAATTTGTTCCAGATAGCCCGCGCGCGCTGGCGACACACGGCGGGTGTTTTGTCATTGACTACGACAAAATCTGCGACTGAGACTTTGTCTTCTTCGGGCAACTGTGCGGCCAGTCGCGCCACAACTTCGGCTCTGGAGATGCCCAACCGCGCCATTGTCCGCTGAATCCGCAGGGCTTTTGGGGCGGTTACTACTACGAGTATATCGACGATTTTTTTGGGATCGCCGCGTTCGACCAGAAGGGCCGCATCTACAACGACAGGGCGTGTGGGTTCTCGATCCAGAGCCGCGTGAATTTTATCCAGCAATAACTGCCGAAGCGGTTGCCACACGATGGCGTTGAGTTTTTCGCGGCTTTTGTCAGAGGCAAAGGCTCGCTTGCCCAATTCCCGGCGTGCGATTTGCCCGTGGGAATCCAGAATCTCCTGTCCGAACACATCGGTCAGGTTGCGAATCACAGTCGTGTCGCGGAGTACTTCGTGACCTGTTGCATCGGCGTCGATTACGCATGCGCCGGCTTTTTCAAATACGGCGCACACGGTGCTTTTGCCCGCGCCAATGCCTCCTGTTACGCCTATGATCACTGCTCGTCCTCTCGGCGATATACGCGCAGTTGCAGGGTCAATTCTTCGGCTGCGTCTTCGGCTTCCCACCGACGCAAGGTCGCGCGGTTCCGCAGTCTCACGCATATATAGGCGAGTAGCAAGAGCAAGGTGAGATACAGCCAGATCAAATCGGGCGAAAAGAGTAGTGTCATCAGACTGAATCGCGCCTGTACATCATCGCGCCATCGCCGCTCAAATTCGCGGGGCGTTTCGCCAGTTACGCGAAATAATGCGACTTCAAAGGGCGCGCCTGCTTCCAACTCGGAAAGCATGACGACCACGGCATTAGGACCGCCCAAACGGATTAAAAACGAGACTGCCAGCAAACTTTCCGTGTAAGCCAGATCGGCTTTTGCCGAAGGGAAAGATAGGACTTCATCAATTTCGGAGAGCGGGATTAAGTTTTCCGAAAAGACCGCGTAAAACACTGCCGCGCTTTGTCGCAAGCGCCACTCGTGCGACGCCCACATCGCCACGCCTTCGTGAAACCAGACGGGTACACGCGATGGCGCAATGGCGTGCAAAAATATATGGGCAAATTCGTGCCGCGCAACCTGTAGTAAATTGTCGGTGCCAGCTTGCAGTACAATGGTGCGCGATTCGAGAAATGCAACCCCCGCGCTCCAGTGTGGCAACCGCCCGTGTGTCAATTCTCCAAAAACGGTTTTGCTCGGTGCGAGATAAACCGCTATGGGAATTTCGGGGGCGCCGCCCAGTTTGCGCCGGATTTCATTGCGTCCAATAAGGAGTGCGTTCAACAATTCTCGTGCCCGAACCGCATCGGTATGCGCGAGGTATAAGGCGAGTCCATCGCGTTCAAATTTGTGCCATTCTGTCGCGTTTGCTGCGGAAAAAGAGAAGAGGAGGAGAAAGCAGAGATACGAGATTTTCGTTAAACGGGCAGACATGGGGTTGCCTCGTTGAGGCGTAGCCTACACCCAAATTCAGGGCGATGGGGTACAGACGGGACGGCACAGGGGCCGTCCCCTACAGACCATTTCTACCGCGGACGCTTTTTGGTCAGGTACTTAAAGAAGTCGCTGGTGGGAGGCATCACGACGGTTGTTCCTTCACCCAGGGTTTTTTCATAGGCTTCGAGGGTGCGCCAGAATTGAAAAAACCGGGGGTCTTGTTCAAAGGCATCGGCATAGATACGCAATGCTTCGGCATCGCCTTCACCGCGAATTAGCTGCGATTTTTGCAGGGCTTCGGATTTGAGTCGCGCGACTTCGAGGTCGGTTTCCGCGCGGATTTTCAGAGCCGCTTCTTCGCCCTCGGCGCGGTATTCTTTGGCCTGCCGGTCGCGCTCGGCACGCATGCGTTCAAATACGTTGTTTTTGTTTTCGCGCGGCAGGTCTGCGCGTTTAATCCGCACATCGAGGATATCAATGCCCAGTCCGAGTGCTGCCTCGTGGGAGCGCTCTGTTACTTTTTTCATGATTTCCTCGCGGTGCGTAACTACGATCTCGACCAGCGTGCGTTGGCCGAGTTCTTCTCGAACAGCAGAAAAAATGATGTCGTCCAGGCGCGATTGTGCATAGGAGACATTCTGGACAGATACCAAAAACTTGAGTGGGTCTGTGATGCGCCAGCGGGCGAAATTATCGACGATGAGGTTTTTCTTGTCCTGTGTGTAAATTTGTCTGGGATCGGCATCGCTGTACAGCAGGCGATCTTCGAAGGTGTGCAATTGTTGGATAAATGGGATCTTAAAATGCAGGCCCGGGGATTGCACGGTGCGTACGGGTTGTCCAAATTCTGTGACGACGACCTGTTCGCGTTCATCCACGATATAACACGATGATTGCAATAAAATGGTGGCAGCTATCAAAATGACCACCAGGGTTACGAGGTTGCGCATGTCAATTTCCTCCTCCTAATGGCTTTTGCAAGTTGAGAACGTTGAGGATGCCGCCCTTGCCATCGGATTCGACGACGTATTTTTGTATGCCGGGCAGAATTTTTTCCATTGTTTCGAGGTACATTCGCGTTTCGGTCACGTCTTTTGCGTTGCGGTATTCTTTGAGCACCTCGACGAAGCGGTCTGCATCGCCCTGTGAGCGCTTGACGCGCTCGACCTTATAGGCTTCGGCTTCTCGAATCATTCTTTCGGCTTCACCGCGCGTTTTTGGGATGATGTCGTTGCGATAGGCTTCGGCTTCGTTGCGGAGACGTTCTTTGTCTTCTCGCGCGTTGGCGACGTCCTTAAATGCGTGATCGACTTCCTGGGGTACAGATACGGTTTGCAATTTGGCCTGATCGACGCGCACGCCGATTTGGTAGAGGTCCAGGACTTCCTGAACCTGTTTCAGTATCTCTTCCTGTATTTCCAGCTTGCCCTCTGTGAGGGCCTGATCAATGGTGCGCTGCCCAATGACCTGACGCAATGCGGCCTCGGTCACGTCTTTGACGGCTTTTCGCTGGTCGTTGACCTGGAACAAGTAGTTCTCCAAATCGCGGATGCGATACTGAACGATCAACTCTACATCGACGATATTCTCGTCGCCGGTCAACATGGCGGATTCGGCTGTGACCTTCTGGTATCTCGGCGTGGGCGTTACGCTGATGGTGCGAAAGCCGACTTCGAGGCGTTTTACCTCTGATACGCGCTCTTTTTCAACGCGCTCGATGGGTGTGGGCCAGTGGTAGTGGATGCCAGGATCTTCCAGGCTTACCGCTCGTCCAAATCGAAATACGACTGCTTGCTCATCTTGCCGCACCGTATAGATGCCACTGGCCAACCAGAGCAATGCCAGTACAATTAACCCGTAATAGATGAACTTGGGGTTGAATTGCAAATCGAAATTTGGACGGTTTGGAAATTGATATTCTTGCATCAGGCCCTCCTTTCAGGACCGGGGAGAATGCCGTTTAATACGGCAGGTTGACCTGTCTGAATGTCCTGCACAGGCAGGTCTTCGGGGTTTAAGAATTGATTTATTTTCGCAATGCCCTCAATGCCGCGCAAACACACGTTGATACCCGCCACTCGATTGGCAAAACGGCTTGCAACTGCGCGGTTGCCCGTTTGCAAGAAGGCCCAGGTATATCCCATTAAAAAGGTGTCGCCACATCCGGTTTCGTCACAGGGTTCGGATATGGGCGCGGGGTCAAACTGGTCGATTACAATGTCTGAGCGATCATCTTGAAAAATTGTCTCAGAACCGCGGTTGCTGCGCGTGATCATCAATACCGAAGGTCCCGCGCACAGTACTCGTTTTGCAAAACGGCGTGTTGCGTTTTTTCCATCAAGTGTTTCGCCGGCGAGCAAAGCGCCTTCTTGCTCATTCATTTGTACGACATCTACGCATCCCATCCATTTTTCCCACTGCGGGGGCACGCGCCAGAACCGGCGGCGTTTTTCATCCATGCCCAGGGTTAGACTGTGGACATCCATTAACAATAAGCCAGTGGCGGAACGGCGTACGCGCTGTGCGGTTTCGAGCGCGAGTTCCATTCCGGTGATGAAATTAAAGCATATCGCGTCGCAGTCTAAAAATGGTTCAATTTGTGAAAAAGAGATTTGCGGGACGTCATTGTGCAGGGTTTCGCGTTTGCGCCCGTTTGCGTCGTAGTCCAAAAAGCAATGGGGATTCTTGCCCGATACAAATCGGATGCCGTCGAATTTGACGTGCGGATATGGCGCGAGTTTTTCTCGCACTACGGTTTCCATGTCTGCGCCTACATTGCAGATGGGATAAATCGCTACCCGAGAAGACGCGATCTCGGCCAGTGCCAGGATGCTGTACAACAAACCGCCGTAGCTTTCGGTTGTTACGCCATCGGCGGTGTGAATCGTGTCTCGGTTAATCGTGCCAAGCAACGCAATGCGCAGCTTATGATTCATCAGTCAGTTTCCGGGTAATGGTGAAAAAGATCATCCGCAGATGAAACCGAATCAATCTACCATAATACAATATGGGTGTCAACTATTAGCGGTTAGCTATAAGCGGTCATCCCGCTTCTACAATTTGCATGTCGTGGCGTGCGGTTGCGGCTAATTCTCGTCTTAAAACAGTGTGTGCGGTCAAATTTGGGTCGCGGTTCAGGAGTGTCTGTGCTTCTCGGCGTGCGGCGGTGATTAAGGCACCGTCGCGGGCGAGGTCGGCAAAGTGAAATTTGGGGAAGCCAGCTTGTTGTGTGCCAAAGATATGTCCGGGTCCCCGGATGCACAAGTCGGCTTCTGAAATTTCGAATCCGTCCGTTGTTCGCGCCATGGCGTCGAGGCGTTCATGTGCGTCATCTGATAGCCCTTCCTGGGGGTCTGCGATTAAGATGCAGTAGGATTGATGTTGACCGCGGCCCACGCGTCCGCGCAATTGGTGCAGTTGCGATAGTCCAAAACGCTCGGCGTGTTCGACCATCATGACTGTGGCATTGGGTACATCGACGCCGACTTCTATGACTGTTGTCGTGACCAGTGCATTCAGGTCGCCGCGTCTAAAGGCAGACATTGTGGTTTCTTTTTCATCGCGTTTTAGCCGGCCGTGAAGCAAGCCCAGTTGAAAGTTGGAGAGTGCGCCCTGTTGCAGGTTTTCAAAGGCGGCGGTGGCGGCTTGCAGGTCGCTTTTTTCGGATTCGGATACGAGTGGATAGACGATATATGCCTGGCGATTCTGTTGCAATTCGCTGCACAGGAATTGCAGTGCGCGGGCGCGGTCCTGTGCATAACGCCATCCCGTGCGTACAGGGATGCGACCGGGCGGCAGGGCGTCGATGATGGTGACGTCCAGATCGCCGTACAGGGTCAGCGATAGGGATCTGGGTATGGGGGTGGCGGTCATGACCAGGAGATGGGGCGCATTGCCTTTTTCGCGCAGCATGGCGCGCTGTACCACGCCAAAGCGATGTTGCTCATCGACGACGATGAGCGCGAGATCGGCAAATGCGATGTCGTTTTGCAACAGGGCATGTGTGCCGACGGTTAGTTGTATTTTTCCAGAACGCAATCCGTTCAGTATTTTGTCGCGTTGCGCCTTTGGCATGCGTCCTGTTACCAGTGCTATGTCTAAGCCCAATGGGGCGGTGAGTTCCCGGATGGTGTGGGCGTGTTGCTCGGCGAGGATTTCTGTGGGTGCCATTAAGGCGGCCTGCGCGCCGCTGTCTGCGGCACACAACATGGCGTGGAGGGCGACCAGGGTTTTGCCGGATCCCACATCGCCCTGTAACAGGCGGTGCATGGCTATGGGGCGCTGTAAGTCATGGCCGATTTCTGCAATGGCGCGCGTTTGCGCCTGTGTGAGTTCAAAGGGCAAATGCGCTACGAGTTGTTGCGTCAGGGGACCGCTGGATGTCAGGACGCGCCCGGGGGTGCGCTGGCGAAGCTTTTTTGCTTGTCCCAGATAAAGCTGGATGTAGAAGATTTCGTCAAATGATAGGCGTTGCCGCGCAGTGTCTATGTCCGTTTTTGTGTCTGGGAAATGAATTTTTTCAATTGCGTCTCTAAGGCGCATCAGGCCACGGCGTTTGCGTATGTTTTCGTCCAATGGGTCTTCGATTTGATCTCCAATAGCTTGTAGCGCGGCGAATAACAGGCGGCGGAGTGCGCGGGCTGTGAGGCGGTCTGCTTTCATTTTTGATGTGGTGGAATACAAGGGGATGATGCGTCCGGTGTGTAGCCGCTGGTTGTCGTCGTCTTCGTTTGCGAGAACTTCTATTTCGGGGTGTACTATTTGCAGGGTGCGCCCGAACCGCGTCAATTTGCCTCCGAGTGCCACGATGTCGCCCGCGCGATATGCATTTTTGAGGTATTGAATGCCTCCAAAATAGGTGCAGGCGACCGATCCGGTCTGGTCTTCTACTGTCATGACGAATCGCCGACGCTTGCCGGGGATTGTTTGCATGCTTACGATTTCGCCAACTGCGGTGACTTCTCGCTCCAGCGGCAGGTGTGCGATTCCGACTTCGGTGGATCGATCTATGTACCGATAGGGCAGGTAGAGCAGCAGATCGCCCACGGTGGCGATGCCAGCGTTTTCCAATACTTTTTCGCGCTTTAGCCCAATGCCCGGCAGGGTTCGCAGGGGCTGGTTTAAGTTTGAGAGCATAGTGTTTTATTTTTTTTCTTCGCTGTCGTCGTTCACTTCTTCCTTCTGTTTTCGCTTGTCCTTAAACGCTTTGATTTTTTCAATTAAATCAGGCGCGTATTTGAGCAGGTCGGCGATGGACATGCTTTTGTCTTCTATGGGGAGAAGCTGTGCTTTGCCTTTTTGTATGACGATGAATGCCACGGGTTGCACAGAGCCGCCTCCGCCCGTGCCACTGCTTCCGTCGTCTTTTTTGCCTTGCCCACCGCCTGCACCAAATCCAAAGGATATTTTGGATACGGGGATGATGGTGACTTCGCCCACGACAACAGGCTCGCCTACTACGGTTTCGGTTTGTACGATTTCACGCAGTTCGTTTAACATCGTTCGCACCATGTCTTCAATGGCCATGTGTCCTCCCGATAAATAAGGTCGCGATAATTAGCAGTCAGCAGTTAAGGGGACTTTGCGCCTGTTTTTGCGTTTTGTCCACCAGATTTTTGCGCGCCAGAGTCCGCCGCGTATAGTTAGGGCGAGTGCGGCGAATATCAGGCGGTGAAGATAAATGGAGATTCTCAAGGATCCCGATCCTGCAAAGCGCGGTTGCAAAAAGTCAGGGGTGATTGAGATGTGGATGCGTTTGCCAAAGATGCGCTTGAATGCTTCAACATATCCAAATAGACGTCCGGTGAAGGCGGGGTCGTCTGTTCCCAGTTCCAGATTTAATTCGAGGTGCTGAAATGCTATTGTTTTTGATAAGCGCTTCGCAAATCGCGTCAGTATGGGGCGCGCATCCGCGGCGTAGTTCAGGTATTGTTTTGTTTTCGCGTGCAGGGTTTGCAAGCGCGACCAGTAGGAGGGTTTTGTTGTCGGATATGATTCTGGTCTGTCCCGTTTTGGTTTGGTGGTGGTATCTTTTTCGGGTTCTGTTGTTGGGGCCGGTGATGGCGGTTTTTCTTCGGGTCGCCACACGGCCCAGCGTCCGATAACGACGCGTAGTTGTATTCCCTT
The DNA window shown above is from Gemmatimonadota bacterium and carries:
- the coaE gene encoding dephospho-CoA kinase (Dephospho-CoA kinase (CoaE) performs the final step in coenzyme A biosynthesis.); the protein is MIIGVTGGIGAGKSTVCAVFEKAGACVIDADATGHEVLRDTTVIRNLTDVFGQEILDSHGQIARRELGKRAFASDKSREKLNAIVWQPLRQLLLDKIHAALDREPTRPVVVDAALLVERGDPKKIVDILVVVTAPKALRIQRTMARLGISRAEVVARLAAQLPEEDKVSVADFVVVNDKTPAVCRQRARAIWNKLQCEER
- a CDS encoding carbohydrate kinase family protein — its product is MNHKLRIALLGTINRDTIHTADGVTTESYGGLLYSILALAEIASSRVAIYPICNVGADMETVVREKLAPYPHVKFDGIRFVSGKNPHCFLDYDANGRKRETLHNDVPQISFSQIEPFLDCDAICFNFITGMELALETAQRVRRSATGLLLMDVHSLTLGMDEKRRRFWRVPPQWEKWMGCVDVVQMNEQEGALLAGETLDGKNATRRFAKRVLCAGPSVLMITRSNRGSETIFQDDRSDIVIDQFDPAPISEPCDETGCGDTFLMGYTWAFLQTGNRAVASRFANRVAGINVCLRGIEGIAKINQFLNPEDLPVQDIQTGQPAVLNGILPGPERRA
- a CDS encoding spore germination protein GerW family protein; the protein is MAIEDMVRTMLNELREIVQTETVVGEPVVVGEVTIIPVSKISFGFGAGGGQGKKDDGSSGTGGGGSVQPVAFIVIQKGKAQLLPIEDKSMSIADLLKYAPDLIEKIKAFKDKRKQKEEVNDDSEEKK
- the hflC gene encoding protease modulator HflC yields the protein MRNLVTLVVILIAATILLQSSCYIVDEREQVVVTEFGQPVRTVQSPGLHFKIPFIQQLHTFEDRLLYSDADPRQIYTQDKKNLIVDNFARWRITDPLKFLVSVQNVSYAQSRLDDIIFSAVREELGQRTLVEIVVTHREEIMKKVTERSHEAALGLGIDILDVRIKRADLPRENKNNVFERMRAERDRQAKEYRAEGEEAALKIRAETDLEVARLKSEALQKSQLIRGEGDAEALRIYADAFEQDPRFFQFWRTLEAYEKTLGEGTTVVMPPTSDFFKYLTKKRPR
- a CDS encoding DUF2953 domain-containing protein; this translates as MLTTIFIAIGLALGIPLAILALFIFLPIRAGATGYYRENDYSISGFARGCAGLCGIICDIDKKGIQLRVVIGRWAVWRPEEKPPSPAPTTEPEKDTTTKPKRDRPESYPTTKPSYWSRLQTLHAKTKQYLNYAADARPILTRFAKRLSKTIAFQHLELNLELGTDDPAFTGRLFGYVEAFKRIFGKRIHISITPDFLQPRFAGSGSLRISIYLHRLIFAALALTIRGGLWRAKIWWTKRKNRRKVPLTADC
- the hflK gene encoding FtsH protease activity modulator HflK, whose product is MQEYQFPNRPNFDLQFNPKFIYYGLIVLALLWLASGIYTVRQDEQAVVFRFGRAVSLEDPGIHYHWPTPIERVEKERVSEVKRLEVGFRTISVTPTPRYQKVTAESAMLTGDENIVDVELIVQYRIRDLENYLFQVNDQRKAVKDVTEAALRQVIGQRTIDQALTEGKLEIQEEILKQVQEVLDLYQIGVRVDQAKLQTVSVPQEVDHAFKDVANAREDKERLRNEAEAYRNDIIPKTRGEAERMIREAEAYKVERVKRSQGDADRFVEVLKEYRNAKDVTETRMYLETMEKILPGIQKYVVESDGKGGILNVLNLQKPLGGGN
- the gcvPA gene encoding aminomethyl-transferring glycine dehydrogenase subunit GcvPA yields the protein MNYTPHTERDIQHMLNVIGVASTDDLFAPVPESLRLKALNLPSGISEMEAMAFVQSLTDRGSETPLSFLGGGAYDHFSPSVVDAIISRGEFFTAYTPYQPEVSQGTLRAIFEFQSMICELTNMEVANASMYDGASALAEAVLMSVRLNNRTRILLPRSLHPFYRQVVATYVRGIDLELVDIPWSDSGTLDIPALKRELNDNTAAVVVQNPNFLGVLEHLDEIGDLVNNTRTAFVACVNPISLSAIRPPGDFGADIVVGDGQPLGLPLSYGGPYVGFFASRNAHVRKMPGRICGQTTDVDGKRGFVLTLQTREQHIRRERATSNICTNQTLCATAATVYLSSVGPQGFREVGELNWHQSHRALQALTALDGVRQKFSGPIFNEFVLETDRKASDVLTALQHRGIEAGIDLGRFYPELENCILTCVTEKRTDANIDRLIDAWRTL
- a CDS encoding peptidase MA family metallohydrolase yields the protein MSARLTKISYLCFLLLFSFSAANATEWHKFERDGLALYLAHTDAVRARELLNALLIGRNEIRRKLGGAPEIPIAVYLAPSKTVFGELTHGRLPHWSAGVAFLESRTIVLQAGTDNLLQVARHEFAHIFLHAIAPSRVPVWFHEGVAMWASHEWRLRQSAAVFYAVFSENLIPLSEIDEVLSFPSAKADLAYTESLLAVSFLIRLGGPNAVVVMLSELEAGAPFEVALFRVTGETPREFERRWRDDVQARFSLMTLLFSPDLIWLYLTLLLLLAYICVRLRNRATLRRWEAEDAAEELTLQLRVYRREDEQ
- the recG gene encoding ATP-dependent DNA helicase RecG, encoding MLSNLNQPLRTLPGIGLKREKVLENAGIATVGDLLLYLPYRYIDRSTEVGIAHLPLEREVTAVGEIVSMQTIPGKRRRFVMTVEDQTGSVACTYFGGIQYLKNAYRAGDIVALGGKLTRFGRTLQIVHPEIEVLANEDDDNQRLHTGRIIPLYSTTSKMKADRLTARALRRLLFAALQAIGDQIEDPLDENIRKRRGLMRLRDAIEKIHFPDTKTDIDTARQRLSFDEIFYIQLYLGQAKKLRQRTPGRVLTSSGPLTQQLVAHLPFELTQAQTRAIAEIGHDLQRPIAMHRLLQGDVGSGKTLVALHAMLCAADSGAQAALMAPTEILAEQHAHTIRELTAPLGLDIALVTGRMPKAQRDKILNGLRSGKIQLTVGTHALLQNDIAFADLALIVVDEQHRFGVVQRAMLREKGNAPHLLVMTATPIPRSLSLTLYGDLDVTIIDALPPGRIPVRTGWRYAQDRARALQFLCSELQQNRQAYIVYPLVSESEKSDLQAATAAFENLQQGALSNFQLGLLHGRLKRDEKETTMSAFRRGDLNALVTTTVIEVGVDVPNATVMMVEHAERFGLSQLHQLRGRVGRGQHQSYCILIADPQEGLSDDAHERLDAMARTTDGFEISEADLCIRGPGHIFGTQQAGFPKFHFADLARDGALITAARREAQTLLNRDPNLTAHTVLRRELAATARHDMQIVEAG